The Terriglobales bacterium DNA window CTGTCCTCTCGTTCTACGGGGGCGCCCGCGCTGAGACCGGCGCTTCGCCGGGCGTGCCTTTCGCTTCCATTCATGCTGGTGCAAGTCCATTTGGACGCGGCTGCCGGCGAACGTCACCCCTTCGTTCTCCAGGCGCAGGCGCTGCTCGAATCCCTCTTCGCCCGGCAGCCGGATGCGGCCGCCGGCGCCCACAACACGATGCCACGGCAGTCCCCGGGAGGTGTGCAGGGCCCACACCACCTGCCGTGCCGCGCCGGGGTAACCCGCGGCACGCGCCACCTGGCCGTAGGTCGCCACCCGGCCGCGCGGAATCTGCCGGATCGTCTTGCGGATGCGCCCGAACACTGCCTCACAGACTAGCGCCCGGGACGCAGGCTGCAAAGTGCAGCCCGGACCGCAACCGGCCATCTTTTATAATGAAGCGGTCGTGAGCGTGGCCAATCTACCGCGTTCGATTCGCGGAGAGAAATCTCTTTGCCCGGGGAAACTTACCGATGCACTGGCTCGTCTTTCTGGCAGCGGTAGTCCTTCAAGCCCATGACATGCACAGCGGGCATACCATGCCCGCCGCGCCCGCCGCTGATCCCGTTTCGCTGTTCAACCACCGCCTGGCGGGCGTGCTGGTGATTCTGCTGGGCACGTTCGCGTACATCGAGAACACCGCCCTGCAGCGCTTCCGCATGGTGAAGTACCTGTGGCCGATGCCGCTCCTGATCCTCGGAACCTATGTGTTCCTTTACAGCGACAACCCGCAACTCTTTCCCTTCGAGCTCAAGCGCTGGGCGCGCCACGCCACCGCCTGGGAGCACAAGACCATCTCCGTGATGGTGATCGCCCTCGGCCTTATCGAGTTGTTCCGGCGCACCGGCAAACTGAAGCATCCGGCGTGGAAGCACATCCTCAACGGGATCATGCTGACGGCGGGCATGTTGCTGCTGTTCCACCGCGGCAAGCATCACGTGGACATCATCCACACCCAACACATCTGGATGGGCATCGTGGCCGTGACGCTCTCGGTTGCGAAGATCCTCTCCGACTGGAAGGGCAACAGCCTGGCGTGGCTGGGCCGCTATGCCGTGCCGCTGCTCATGGTCACGCTCGGCACGCAACTGGTGCTGTATGTGGAGTAGTGGCAGAGCCAGCGATTGGTCGCTCCGGGGTCTGAGTCTTGAAAGAGCGCGGCTTGAGCCGCGACGAACCCATGCAGTCCCACTTGGGCTTTAGCCCCTGAGGCGGGAGCGAACATCACCACGGCGCTCCAATCCGATGCTTCCAGCGTAGCCTCCGGAGTGCCTGTGGTCCCAGGGCTCGCAACCCGGCTGTCGGTCGGCGTGCTGGTGGACCTGTTCCGCTATCCCGCTGCCGGCGGACACGTGAAGTGTTGGGAGCGGCTGGCCGAAGCCGCCGTCGGACTGGACGCACTCGACCTCACTGTCTATTTCCTAGCGGATCAGCCGGGCATCGCGGCCTTGGCCGAGAACTCGCGCTTCGTCCTGCTGCGGCCCGTCTTCGGCACCAACCGTCTGGGCTTCTTGCGTGACGTGGTGGATCATACCGATCTCGCGCCTTTCCGGCCGGGCTTCCACCGCACGCTCGCGAATCATCATGTGATTCACGCGACCGATGCGTTCTTTACTCTGGCGAAGAGCGCGCTTTCCCATGCCCGGAGCCGCAACCGTCCGCTGGTCTGCTCGCTCCACACCGATACCGTAGCCTACGCCCGCGAGCAATCGGCCATGGTCTTCCGCAAGTTGCTGGGCCGCACGCTGGGCGCTGCCGCAGTCGATCGTTGGCGCTGGCACGAACGTGTGGCCGCGCGCATGCAGCGGCAGTTGCGCCGTTATCTCACGTACTGCGACTGGAGCCTGGCTTCGCAGGGAGAGGAACTCGGCCTGCTGCAGCGCGCGCTGCCGGAGGGACGGGTCTCTACCTTGCGCCGGGGCATCGACAAAGAAATGTTCCATCCGGAGCGTCGTGACCGCGGGCGTCTCCGCGAGCAGTTTGGTATTGGCGAAGACCGGCTCGTGCTGCTCTGCGTGGGGCGCGTGGATGAGGTCAAGAGCGTGCTCACCCTGGCGCGCGCCGCTCGCCTGCTGGTGGAGCGCGGGCTTCCCGTGCATGCCGTTTTTGCCGGAGAGGGCCGCGCCCGCGGCGAGATCGGGCGGACCCTCGGCGCACACGCGAGCCTTCCCGGCAATGTCCCGCAGGAGGACCTGGCGTGGCTCTACGCCAGCGCCGACCTGTTCGTGTTTCCCTCCCGCATCGAAATTTCTCCCAACGTCGTGCTCGAGGCCAAAGCCGCAGGCCTTCCCGTGCTGGTCGCGCGCGCGGGCGGCTCGGCGCAGTTCGTGAAGGAAGATGGCCGCGACGGACTCATCATCGCCGAGGACGACCCTGCCGTCTGGGCCGAAGCTATCCAGTCGCTCTGCTCGGACGCGCCCCGCCGCGCGGCGATCGGCGCCGCCGCCCGCCGCTGGATCGAACAGGAACGGCCCTCGTGGCGCGACGTGCTGCTCGAGGATCTGATCCCTGTGTGGCAGCGTGTGGCGCACGAACGCGGCGTGTGGAGCTGACGCCAATGTTCGGCCAGCGCATCCTCATCCTCATCCCGCATCCCGACGATGAAGTGGTGGGCTGCTGCGCTGCCATCGGGCGCGCGCAGCGCGAAGGCGCGAGCGTTTTCGGCGCGTTCCTCACCACCGGCGTGCCCGCGGCCGAGGTTTTGTGGCCGTGGCAGCGCGCCGCGCATCACCAGCGTGTGGAGCGGCGACTGGGCGAAGCTCGCCGCGCCGCCGAAGTGCTGGGGCTGGAGCCGGTCTGCTTCCGCGACGTTCCTACCCGCCGCCTGAAGGAGCACGGCGCTGCGGCCCTGGAACTTATTCGCTCGCTGCTCGGGGAACTCCGCGCCGACATGCTCTGGACTCCGGCGTACGAAGGCGGCCATCAGGATCACGACGTCATCAACTTCCTGGCCAGCCGGCTGCGCGACCGTGTTCCTGTGTGGGAGTTCAGCGAGTACAACTTCTTCGGCGGCCAAGTGCGCAGCCAGGAGTTCTTTGCGCCCACCGGCCAGGAGCAGGCGTTGGCGCTCGACGCCTCTGAGCAGCAGCGCAAGCGCGTGCTCCTCGCGCTGTACGAATCCGAACAGGGCAATCTGGATTACGTGCGCATCGAGCGCGAGGTGTTCCGCCCGCTCGCGTCTTACGATTACTCACGCCCGCCGCATGAGGGCAAGTTGTTCTATCAGCGTTTCCAGTGGGTGCCGTATCATCCGCGCGTGGACTACACCCGGCCCGAGGAAGTGTGCCGCGCGCTGGCCGCCTTCGCCTCTCACTCGTAACGCAGCGATTCGCTGGGCTGCAGCTTGGCGGCGCGGCTGGCGGGCAGGTATCCGAACAGGATGCCGGTCAGGCAGGTCACCACGAACGAGAGCACTACGGACACCCAAGAGATGGGCACGCTCAACTGGCGCGGCAGGAACGGCTGGGCCAGGATGGGCAGGCTCACCGCGATGGCAATCCCGGCCACCGCCCCGCTGCCGCTGATGATCAGGGCCTCCATCAGGAATTGGTAAAGGATCTGCCGCCGGTGTGCGCCGATGGACATGCGCAAACCGATCTCCTTCGTGCGCTCGGTCACCGTCACCAGCATGATGTTCATGATGCCGATGCCGCTGATGGTCAGCGCGATCAAGCCCACCACCAGCAACACGATGGAGAGGGCGAGCGAGATGTTGCCCGCCGCCTCCAGCAGCGAACGCAGGTTCTGCACCTGGTAGACCGCTTCCGGGCGGTGACGGCGCTCGAGCACGTCGGCCACGCCGCGCGTCACCAGGGTGACGTCTTCGGGCGTCGCCGCCTGCGCGTAGAGCACGGAAAGATAGTCCGTTCCGCTGTAATACTTCAGCAGCGGGAAGGGGATGACCAGCGTCTCGCGCTGGATCTCCGACTGGCCGAAAGTGGAGACGCGCTCACGGAACACGCCCACCACCGTGAACCTGAGTTCACCCACGCGCAGCACCTTGCCGATGGGATCCTGCGAAGGGAAGGCGAGTTCTGCGAGCTCTTCGGTGAGCACGCAGACCTTGTTGCGCATCCGCATGTCATCGGCATCGAGGAAGCGCCCGCGCACCACGATGAGGTTGCGGATGCGCTGGAAGCCTTCCGTCACGCCCACCATGCTGACCGGCCGCTCGATGCCCTCCACCACGACGGTGGTCATCATGGAGCGTGTCCCGGCGACCTCGTTGACGCGGGCCAGGTTGCGCACCGCTTCCATGTCGCTGGCCGAGATCTCGTCGATGAGCGGCGTGATGCCCTGCGGCCCGGCGCGCACCAGCTTGGCGTACACGATGTTCGTGCCCACACCCTCGATCTGCGCCATGATGTAGCGCTTCCCGGTCAGCGCCACGGTCACCACCAGCACGATGCAGGCGCTGCCGATCATCACGCCCAGCATGGTGAGGAAGGCGCGGAACTTGTTGGCGCGCAGTGCGTCCAGCGCGACGTGGAAGATCTCAGGCGTGAACATGGCGGGCCTAAAGAGAGCATAGCAGAGCCACGCTTCGGCCCTGGCGGATTGGACGCGGGCGCATGGGCGGCTGGGTTTGCTTCTCGCGGCCCGATAACGGTACCTTACACAGAGAGCGATGCAGACCGCAGTCACTCCGGCCACCGAGGCGGCGCTCGCCGCCGTCGCCAGCACCAGCGAAGTGACGGTCGTCATCCCGGCATTCAACGAGCAGGAGGCCATTGTCCGCGAGGTGGAGATGGTCGAAGCCGCGCTGCAGCCGACCGGCTGGCGCTACGAGATCATCGTGGTGGATGACGGCTCGGCCGACGCAACTGCCGAGCGCGCCCAGTCCACCGGCGCGCAGGTGATCCGCCTGCCGCGCAATCGCGGCTACGGCGCCGCACTCAAAGCCGGCGTTGCTGCGGCCCGCTATCCCTGGATCCTCATCACCGACGCCGATGGCACCTATCCGACGCGCTTCATCCCGCGGCTGCTGGAACTGACGCCGCACCACGACATGGTGGTCGGCGCACGGACCGGCGAGAAGGTGCACATCCCGCTGCTGCGGCAACCGGCCAAGTGGTTCCTGCGGCGCATGGCGGAGTATTTGGCCGAGCAACGCATCCCCGACCTCAACTCGGGCCTGCGCGTGATCCGCCGCCCGCTGGTCGAGCGCTACCGCCGATTCCTGCCGTCCGGTTTCTCCTTCACCACCTCCATCACGCTGGCTCTGTTGTGCAACGGATACGCGGTGGCCTACGAACCCATCGAGTACGAGAAGCGCATCGGGAAGTCGAAGATCCGGGCGACTCATGCCTTCCAATTCCTGGTGCAGATCCTGCGCATGATCACGCTGTTCAACCCGCTGCGCGTGTTCCTGCCGCTGGGCAGCGTGCCGTTCATCGCCGGGCTGGCCTACCTGATCTACGACATCACGCGATGGAACATCACCGATACCGCGGTGATGGGCGTGGTAAGCGGGCTGGTGATCTGGTCACTCGGTTTGCTGGCGGACCAGAACGCGCGCTTTAACATGGATCGGGACTAGGGAACCTTCGTTTCTCGTTTCTCGTTTCTCGCCTTTCATCCCGAAGTGTGCATTCCGTTTGTCTCTACGCTCTGCGTTCCGGATTCACGGTGCGATACCAGTGGACGAAGCGGCGCAACCCGTCCTCGAGCGAGATCGCGGGCTTGTAGCCCAGGACGCGTTCCGCCTTGGAGATATCGGCCCAGGTCAGGGGCACGTCGCCGGGTTGCGCGGGCAACAGGTCGCGAGTGGCCTTGCGGCCGGTCACTTTCTCCAACGTCTCGACCAGCTCCGAGAGCTTCACCGGTTTCGAGTTGCCCAGGTTGAAGACTTCGTAGAATCCGCCGTCCAGTTCGCGCCGCGACACATAGCTGAGGGCCCGCAGGATGCCGGCAACGGTGTCGTCCACGTAGGTGTAGTCGCGGCCGGTGGAGCCATCGCCGTAGTACGGGATGGCTTCGCCGCGCTCGATCATCCCGGTGAATTTGTGGATGGCCAGGTCGGGACGCTGGCGGGGGCCGTACACGGTGAAGAAGCGCAGCACGACGACGCCCATGTGGTAGAGCCGCGACCAGGTGGCGCACATCATCTCGCCGGCCAGTTTGGTGGCCGCATAGGGCGAGATGGGCCGGAGGTCGAGCTGCTCTTCCGAGAACGGCGCCGGAGCCAAGCCGTAGACCGAACTCGACGAGCCGAAGATCAGCCGCCGGACTTTGAATTCGCGGCACAGCTCCAGCACGGCCAGCGTCCCGCCGATGTTGATCTGCTCGTAGAGCCGCGGCTGCTCGATAGAAGGCCGCACGCCGGCGCGCGCCGCCAGGTGGATGACCACTTCCGGCGGCCGGGCGGCGAAGGCTTCGCGGACACTGTCGTAGTCGGCGATGTCGGCGGCGTGAAGCTGGTACTGGCCCGACTTCTTCATGTCCTCCAGGTTCGCCTGCTTCCACTCCGTGGGATAGAAAGGATCGAGGTGATCCACGACGGTCAGGGGAAAGCCGGCGCGCAGCAACGCCTCCCCGAGATGCGAGCCGATGAAGCCCGCACCACCCGTCAGCAGGATGCTTCCCTTCCGCTCTCCCATCGCCCATTCCTCTCGATTCGCGGCCCCTACTTTAGCAAACGTTGACGCCTCTGCTTCGAGCCGGATAGATTGGCCGCTCCATGAACCGGGCGCTCCGCGACGCGCTGTTGCTGCTCGCGCTGACCGCGGCGGCGCTGGCCCTGCACGGGTATCACCTGGGTGTAGACGATCAGGTCATCTACCTGCCGGCCATTAAGAAGAATCTCGATCCGGGCCTTTACCCCTTCGACGCCATTTTCTTTCTCTCCCAGACCAGGCTCACGCTGTTCGACGAGATGGCTGCGTGGCTGACGCACACCTCCGGCCTGAGTCTCGAATGGACGATGTTCGCGCTCTATCTCGCCACTACCAATCTCTCGCTCGCAGCCTGCCTTTCACTGGCGCGCCGATGTTTCGCGGGCGCCGCAGCGCAATGGGCGGCGGTCACGATGGTCTGCGCCGTCCTGCCGCTGCATGCGACGGGTACGCTGGTCCCTATGCAGGACCGTTACCTGCATCCGCGCGGGCTGGCGACTGCGGCCATTCTGTTCGCGGTCACCGCTGTGCTCGACCGCAAGCCGCGGGCGCTGGCCTGGCTGGCCTTCGCCGGGATACTGCATCCGCAAATGACCTTTTTCGGCGTCATGCATATTGCCGTGCTGATAACCCTGCGGGCACGACTTCCGGTGCGGGCTGCGCTCCTTGCCCAACTTCCCGCCTGGGAGCCGGCGAATCCGGCGTGGCGGGACGTGATGCTTACGCGCACGCACCACTATCCGCTGCGCTGGCCGTGGTACGAATGGCTGGGCGTAGCCTTTCCCATGATCCCGCTGTGGCTGTTCGCGCGCTCGGCACGGCCGCGAGGCGAAGCGACGCGCGCGCTGGTGTGCCGCGCCTTTTTCTTTTCCGGCTGCCTGGGCATCGTGATGGCTCTGGTGGTCTCGACGGTGCCGCAACTGGAGCGCCTCGTGCCCATCCAGTTCATGCGTGTGCTCCACCTCATCTACTGGGTGTTCTTCCTCATGCTCGGCGGATGGCTGGGCGAACGCTTCCTCCGGCGGCACGCGCTGCGCTGGGTGCTGTGCTTCGGGCTGATCGCCGCGCCGGTGGTCTACGGCTACTCGTTCTATTACGGAGCCAGCCCGCACATCGAGTGGCCGGGGCGGGTGCCGCGGCACGCGTGGCTGGAAGCGTTCGACTGGATCCGGCACAACACGCCGCGCAACGCGCTGTTCGCACTCGACCCGGATTACCTTGGGCCGCGCGCCGACTATCACGGCTTCCGCGCGCTGGCCGAGCGCAGCATGCTGGCCGACTACGGCAAGGACCGCGGCGTCGTGGGCCTGTTCCCCGAACTCGCCTACCAGTGGCGCCAGGAATACGAAGACCAGCGCGGCTGGCGTCAGTTCGGCGCGGAGGATTTCCGGGCGCTCCAGCGCAAGTACGGGGTCGCGTGGGTGGTGCTGGAGAAGCCGGGCGTTCGCGGCCTTTCGTGCCCCTACGAAAACGAGAAGCTCTTGGTGTGCCGGGTGGGGTAGCGGTCATTCCCACGTCTGCGTCCAAAAGGATGACGCAGACATGGGGCACCGTCGCAAAAATTCCTGGATCGCCTGAAAGTTAAGGGATGCTCAGCCGACATGGTGCGCCTGGAGGCGGACGCGGCGGAAGCGTCGTTTTCTCAGCGCCCGTCGTCGCGTCTAGGGCGGAAGACGCCTGAACAGGCGCCAGGCCCACAGGCAAAGAGCGGCAGCAGCAAGCGTGATGAGAATATAAAAAGGATCGGTCAACAAATGGCGGCCTTCCACGATTATCCGCCAGACATGGGCCACGACGAGCAGTCCAAAGACAGCGCCGGTGGTTGCGAGATAAGCCTTCATAGAATCGCCTCCTGATGTGTAGGCCGCCGCGCGGGCCTTGCCCTGCCTTGCCCGCCCGCCGGCGGGAAGTTGGGCCGCGCGCTTCGCGGGCTCGCCCCTTGGTCCTACACGACCCAGCCTTTACGGACTGGGCTAAATTCCTGCCGCGCGTTTCGCGCGCCGGATGCGGCAAGAGGGGGCAGCCTATTGCCGATCGCCTGTCGCTGACTGCTCGCTCTTGCGCGACATCAGTCGCAGTAACCCTTCGCCTTCCAGAACCGTCCATGCGGCGAGACCGGGGCCGCCGACCAGCAGTTCGCGAACGCGCTTCACCAGGGCGAGGGCGAGCGCCGTTTCCGGCGTAAGTCCGAGGGTGCGGCCCAGGACCACGAATCCGCCCTCCTGCACACCCAGAGCACCCGGGACGACAAAGGCGGCGCTGCGCACTGCGGCGCCCAGGCTTTCGAGCACGAGGGCGTTCGCCAGGCTCGAGGGAACGCCGAGGAAATAGAACGCCAGCCAGGTCTCGCCCGTGTGCAGGAGCCATCCGATCATGCGCCAGCAACCGGCGAGAAACACCCGGCGCCGGCTGTGATACAAGTCCATGATTCTCCGATCGAATGCGGCGGCGTCACCGGCCAGAGATTGCCAGGCGCGTCCGGGCAGCAGTTTCCCTACAAGACCTGCCATGCCACGGAACAGGCCTAGTCGTTGCGCAGCGTAGAACGCGGCCACGGCCAGCGTCGCCACCAGGATGCCGACAAGCAGTGTACGTCCCTGTTGGCCGTCCACGCCGGCGCGCAAGAGCAGCGCTACGCCGATGAGCGCAAACAGGACTTGGGTCACCAACCCGAGAGTGA harbors:
- a CDS encoding MGMT family protein, which codes for MFGRIRKTIRQIPRGRVATYGQVARAAGYPGAARQVVWALHTSRGLPWHRVVGAGGRIRLPGEEGFEQRLRLENEGVTFAGSRVQMDLHQHEWKRKARPAKRRSQRGRPRRTRGQP
- a CDS encoding glycosyltransferase encodes the protein MVPGLATRLSVGVLVDLFRYPAAGGHVKCWERLAEAAVGLDALDLTVYFLADQPGIAALAENSRFVLLRPVFGTNRLGFLRDVVDHTDLAPFRPGFHRTLANHHVIHATDAFFTLAKSALSHARSRNRPLVCSLHTDTVAYAREQSAMVFRKLLGRTLGAAAVDRWRWHERVAARMQRQLRRYLTYCDWSLASQGEELGLLQRALPEGRVSTLRRGIDKEMFHPERRDRGRLREQFGIGEDRLVLLCVGRVDEVKSVLTLARAARLLVERGLPVHAVFAGEGRARGEIGRTLGAHASLPGNVPQEDLAWLYASADLFVFPSRIEISPNVVLEAKAAGLPVLVARAGGSAQFVKEDGRDGLIIAEDDPAVWAEAIQSLCSDAPRRAAIGAAARRWIEQERPSWRDVLLEDLIPVWQRVAHERGVWS
- a CDS encoding PIG-L family deacetylase, with the protein product MFGQRILILIPHPDDEVVGCCAAIGRAQREGASVFGAFLTTGVPAAEVLWPWQRAAHHQRVERRLGEARRAAEVLGLEPVCFRDVPTRRLKEHGAAALELIRSLLGELRADMLWTPAYEGGHQDHDVINFLASRLRDRVPVWEFSEYNFFGGQVRSQEFFAPTGQEQALALDASEQQRKRVLLALYESEQGNLDYVRIEREVFRPLASYDYSRPPHEGKLFYQRFQWVPYHPRVDYTRPEEVCRALAAFASHS
- a CDS encoding ABC transporter permease; this encodes MFTPEIFHVALDALRANKFRAFLTMLGVMIGSACIVLVVTVALTGKRYIMAQIEGVGTNIVYAKLVRAGPQGITPLIDEISASDMEAVRNLARVNEVAGTRSMMTTVVVEGIERPVSMVGVTEGFQRIRNLIVVRGRFLDADDMRMRNKVCVLTEELAELAFPSQDPIGKVLRVGELRFTVVGVFRERVSTFGQSEIQRETLVIPFPLLKYYSGTDYLSVLYAQAATPEDVTLVTRGVADVLERRHRPEAVYQVQNLRSLLEAAGNISLALSIVLLVVGLIALTISGIGIMNIMLVTVTERTKEIGLRMSIGAHRRQILYQFLMEALIISGSGAVAGIAIAVSLPILAQPFLPRQLSVPISWVSVVLSFVVTCLTGILFGYLPASRAAKLQPSESLRYE
- a CDS encoding glycosyltransferase family 2 protein, with the translated sequence MQTAVTPATEAALAAVASTSEVTVVIPAFNEQEAIVREVEMVEAALQPTGWRYEIIVVDDGSADATAERAQSTGAQVIRLPRNRGYGAALKAGVAAARYPWILITDADGTYPTRFIPRLLELTPHHDMVVGARTGEKVHIPLLRQPAKWFLRRMAEYLAEQRIPDLNSGLRVIRRPLVERYRRFLPSGFSFTTSITLALLCNGYAVAYEPIEYEKRIGKSKIRATHAFQFLVQILRMITLFNPLRVFLPLGSVPFIAGLAYLIYDITRWNITDTAVMGVVSGLVIWSLGLLADQNARFNMDRD
- a CDS encoding GDP-mannose 4,6-dehydratase is translated as MGERKGSILLTGGAGFIGSHLGEALLRAGFPLTVVDHLDPFYPTEWKQANLEDMKKSGQYQLHAADIADYDSVREAFAARPPEVVIHLAARAGVRPSIEQPRLYEQINIGGTLAVLELCREFKVRRLIFGSSSSVYGLAPAPFSEEQLDLRPISPYAATKLAGEMMCATWSRLYHMGVVVLRFFTVYGPRQRPDLAIHKFTGMIERGEAIPYYGDGSTGRDYTYVDDTVAGILRALSYVSRRELDGGFYEVFNLGNSKPVKLSELVETLEKVTGRKATRDLLPAQPGDVPLTWADISKAERVLGYKPAISLEDGLRRFVHWYRTVNPERRA
- a CDS encoding DUF6798 domain-containing protein, giving the protein MNRALRDALLLLALTAAALALHGYHLGVDDQVIYLPAIKKNLDPGLYPFDAIFFLSQTRLTLFDEMAAWLTHTSGLSLEWTMFALYLATTNLSLAACLSLARRCFAGAAAQWAAVTMVCAVLPLHATGTLVPMQDRYLHPRGLATAAILFAVTAVLDRKPRALAWLAFAGILHPQMTFFGVMHIAVLITLRARLPVRAALLAQLPAWEPANPAWRDVMLTRTHHYPLRWPWYEWLGVAFPMIPLWLFARSARPRGEATRALVCRAFFFSGCLGIVMALVVSTVPQLERLVPIQFMRVLHLIYWVFFLMLGGWLGERFLRRHALRWVLCFGLIAAPVVYGYSFYYGASPHIEWPGRVPRHAWLEAFDWIRHNTPRNALFALDPDYLGPRADYHGFRALAERSMLADYGKDRGVVGLFPELAYQWRQEYEDQRGWRQFGAEDFRALQRKYGVAWVVLEKPGVRGLSCPYENEKLLVCRVG
- a CDS encoding flippase-like domain-containing protein, translating into MRTTTYLSIALGLALFIALIAYYGVGELAAAVATAGWGLLGVAAYRSVTLGANTVAWRVLFPAANRPGFAGLLRLRWIGESVNSLLPVGQVGGDFVRARLAARQGISGADAGASTVVDFTLGLVTQVLFALIGVALLLRAGVDGQQGRTLLVGILVATLAVAAFYAAQRLGLFRGMAGLVGKLLPGRAWQSLAGDAAAFDRRIMDLYHSRRRVFLAGCWRMIGWLLHTGETWLAFYFLGVPSSLANALVLESLGAAVRSAAFVVPGALGVQEGGFVVLGRTLGLTPETALALALVKRVRELLVGGPGLAAWTVLEGEGLLRLMSRKSEQSATGDRQ